GCATGTTTTCGTTTCAGCTCCTCTGCCAATGGTAGTGTTTCACTGCACTGGTATTTGCTCATTATGCTGTGATCATGAAGCTGTGTTATTTGCTAGTTCCTACTGTTTGGTATCCAAGCTGATTGGTCTACTGAAGCTTGGCTCATGGCTTTCTATAATGGAGGGGAATTGTTTGAAGGCTGCACTCTCTTGAATGCTTTGCCCCCATTATTATTCTCAATTTCTACCCCTTGTAATGCTTTCTGTTATGCATCTTCgcaatttttctttttgctgTCTATGTGGTCCTTTGTGTGGAACTTTGGTGCTGCATCTTGTTCTGTTTCTTTGAGCTACCTTCTTGCTCTTGGTTACCTCTCCTTATCAATAAAGTTttgcttccaaaaaaaaaaaccgtacGTGTGTTGTTCGATAGTTACTCATATATGTATTAAGTTAATGGAAACAGCTTGCAAAGCATCTTTTGTATAAGTTGCACAAATGAATAATATTTCTGACTGAGAACAAAAGTTGAGTATGGAGTTATTCTTGAAAACAACTTGCACATGGACTCAATATTATTATGCATTCAAGttgaacttaagattataagaAGGAAAAGGTTGAGAACAATATGGGAAAGTCTCCAGTGATCCTGATAAATTTTATGTATTGTGTCTATAAATTGTCAATATAACCGTCGaaaaataagttaaaattaCTATAGAAAGAGGGGACCAATATCGATACAATTAAAGTAACAGGAGAGTGTTAGAATTTTCTGGGTTAAAAGCTTACTCTCCATCGATCTGTTGCAATATGCATGCAATATAAAATGTTtacattaatattttaagctagtAGTTAAAAACATGAATACTATATATGCTAGCTTAAATTATATGGATTGTTAACTAAAAAGATTAAATAAATAACATGGCAGCTGCATCAGTGATCCATTCAATTCGTTGACAAATGTTTATTAATGAATCTATAACATCAGAGATCCAACTACAGCTACATGCAACTGATGCAAGCAAGTAGCAACCTATCTCAATCAagcaaataataaataataagtgTGGAATCCGCACAATATGGAAATGATCTCCTAGGACGTTGGGGGAAATAGCCAAATCCTTACAGAGTAAGCTTGTCCTTTTGTCCTTTTTTTTGGTTTATATAGGCTAAAgcagaaaattaattttaaaaacattggAATCATATATGATTTGTTATGATCAATGACGTGGAAAGCGGGtcattactttaaaaaaaattcatttttcatattttttttgctGAAGGTTGCTGGTTAGTATGAAGTTTAATTAATgatggaaaaatgttttaatgTAGATGatttattacttttttatttGTCAATCAATAGTCGTTTGATTAAACTCAGATGGCAATCAAACGACTCTTCAACAAACATGAGAATAATGGtgaagaattttattttttttttgtaaaacacAAGGACGCCGGTTTACATATGTGATATTGTCCCCAAAGATAGTTCAAGTCGTAAGAGTTGGGAATATGTGAAttgggaggggaaggtccagggatcaatcattgaagggtgtaatttatattttcgatgtaaaaaaaagtaCATATGGTGACATTAAAACATAAATATGAAGTTTCGTCTCAGATTAGAATTTTGTGTTAATGGTTAAGAATAAGTTTGACAAAAGGATTAAAAATCTTAACATGGTTGTCAATGTTTTCTTCAAATGCATTTAAGACTAATTCTAGGAATATGTTTCCTATTTCATATATCTACATCATTTCGTTAAGTCTTTCAATTCATCAATGTTACATTATATGGTACtgttatttcattttcttttttttagcaAACTgaaaggatatatatatatatatatatatatatatatatatatatatattggaaaTAGATAACAAATAGTACAATCAAAGCAAGAGGAAAAAACCCCCCAAACAATGACAACAAAAAGCAttaaaaaaaagataacaaAGCATAAAAGTAGAAATAGCAACAATAACTAAAGCGAGACATTCCTAGCAAAGGCACAACCGCTCGGGCAGAGGCAGCAAGGAGCAGATCAGTCGACAGGAGCAGAAGCATGTCAGTCAAGAACGCAGCAAGAGACCGATACAGTAGTCTTATATCACAGTAGCTCCAAAAGGGGTGAAGTTCGACCACATCCCTGCTTGGCTAGATTGTCAGCTAAGGTGTTAGCCTCTCTAAAGATGTGGAAGGCACCGATACAATTGACTTCAACCATAAGGCGATCAATCAAATTTAAATCATTCAGAAGCTTCCAGGGGCGTTTCGCTTTGAGCATCACCCACCCAACCGCCAAGGTTGAATCACTTTCCACAATTAAGTGATTAAAGCCATGATTTTTACATAATAGAAGAGCATTAAGAATGGGTTTAACCTCTGCCACATATGCCCAAATATTACCTGCAGCAATGGAGAAACGACCCAAGATAACACcatttgaatctctcaagacacCACCAACACCGTTGACACCCGGGCTCCCGTGTGAAGATCCATCCACATTGAATTTTAATATACCTAGAGAGGGGCACCAATCAACCAGACACACTTTGGAGGCAGTAGCTTTGATTCTAACCTTTTCAAAATGTTGGGAAAAATCAAGTACGGAGAAGGGACATTCCTTCCACCAAGCTTTGACCCACCACATTACTCTCATGATGTGCATATCCCACATTGTTTCAGTAGAGAAATCCTTCTGATTGAAAACCAAATCATTTCGCACACGCCAAATGGACCAGAACAATGCGTAAGGGATAATTTCCCACATGAGCGGATCAGATTTGGCCCTAAGAGAAGGCCACTCCATGAGAAATTCTTGTATCGATGAAGGGCAACAGCAGTAGACCTCCTCTCTCGCCAAGATTGTAGCCCTTAACAACCAAATTTTGTGGCAATGAAGCATGAGATGGCTTTCCGATTCCCCTTCCAAACCACAGATATCGCAAAGACCCCCCGTTCTCAATTGGGATACCTCTTCTGATCAAGCTTAGTTTAACCGCTACTTTGCTTTCCATCAACTGCCAGGTAAAGAGGACCACCTTGGGAGGTACCAGCTTACGGACTCTCTTTGGTACTAGCTAGGAATTTTCCCCAAAGATCCTTAATTCAACAGCAGCACAAAAACCTTTTACCCTGAACATACCAATAGGATCACCAGTCCAAATGATAGAATCAGGTCCTTCCCCAGGGACAATCAGATTGAGAAGACCCAAAAGTTGCCTAAGGAGGTCAGTTTCCCACGTTAACAATTGCCGGCGCAAGTTTAGGTTCCATGACCACTTTCCATTTGCAAAAGAGCCCACTGAATTGAGGAAGGCATTTTTATCTTGGGAAAGTACAAGTAGTCGTGGAAACCTTGTGTTAATTGGCGATACGCTAAGCCATGGATCAAGCCAAAAGCGAATGTTGTGCCCCTCGCCCACACAACAAAAACAACCTTCCTTGAATACCTTTGCAATAATAGTATCTTCTTTTAGCACTTTGAAAATATCCTGCacatagatagatagatggGTCGCTGTGATTTGCATTTCATGAAGAAGCATTAGCCTAGGATTGCATTTGCATTTGGCACACAACACCTTCCTCCATAAGACGTTACGCTCGGTTCGAGATCTCCAAAACCATTTGATTAGCATGGCCTTATTTTTCCAGCTAAGAAATCCGAGTCCGAGGCCTCTAAGTTGTATCCTTTTGCAAATTTGAGCCCAAGCTATCCACGAGATTGTGCGACCACCTTCTCTTCTCCCCCATAAAAAAGTTCTCATTAGTTTTTCCATAACGCCAATCACCCCCACTGGGGCTAAGAAGACAGCCAAGTGGTAGATAGGAACAGCGCTCAAAACTGATTTGAGCATAACTAGTCGGCCACTCAAAGACAACCATTTTGAGCTCCATGATCCTAAATGGTTTCTCATTTTGTCAAGGATAGGTTCCCAGAAGCTCTTCTTCCGAGGATTATCCTCTAAAGTCGCTCCCAAATATGTGATTGGGAGGGAGGGAGCCAACACTCACATTTAGAAAATCAGCCAAGGATTGCACCGTATTATTGTCAACATTGCAGCCCATAAGTAAGGATTTCGAATAATTCACCTTGAGCCCCGAGATAGCAAGGAAGATCTCCAATATAGCGCCAATGTTCTGGACATGTTCCAGGTCACTTTTGCAGAAGATTAGCGTATCATCCGCAAATTGGAGATGATTGATAAGGAAAGAGTCATCAATAGGATAGCCGCAAGGGTTGTGTAAGGACAACAGCTTATTTAACATGCACGAGAAGCCATTGACACATATGTTGAACAATAGAGGGGATAGAGGGTCCCCCAGGGGTCCCCCAGACGAAGACCTTTCTCAATCTTGAAGAAGTCAGTTGGGGAACCATTCACAAGTACCGCCAAAGAAGTTGTTGAAACACATTCCTCCATCCATTTGATCCAACGACCACCAAAACCCATGTCTTCAAGAAGATTTAACATAAAAGCCCAATCGATGTTGTCATAGGCCTTGGCAAAATCCAACTTCACAAGGATGCCTCCATCTCGGTGCTTTTTCATAGCATCGACTATTTCATTAGCAACTAGGATACAATCAGCAATATGTCTTCCTTTAGTAAAGGCAAATTGGTTGTCGGATAGGATAAATGGCATTACACATTGGAGACGGGCCGCAAGGACTTTAGGGATAAGGTTATATATGCTCCCAATTAAGCTAATTGGGCGAAAGTCAGATATGGAGGCTGGATTAGTATACTTTGGAATGAGAGCGATGAATGCCTTTGACAAGCCTAGCATGCCCATGAAAGTCATTGAAAACCTTCATTATGTCCTCCTTGATCAAGCCCCAAAATTCATTATAGAAGGAGAGGTTGAAGCCATCCGGACCCGGGGCACGATTGCCATCACAGGATTGGATGGATGCCCAGACATCTTCCTCTGTGAAAGGCTTTTCCAAATCAGCACTAGCCACTCGGCTTAGTCTTGcaaaattatttcatttcaGCTTAGGAATGACTATTCTACCACCCTTGAAGAAGGATTGAAAGTGATTGAACACGGCTTGCTTGATTGCAATACGAGCGGTAAGGGATTCCCCATTAAAGGATAGATTTCTCAAGCTACATCTAGATTCCTTGACTTTTGAGACCTTATGAAAATATTGCGAATTTTTATCCCCAAAATTCAGCCATCTAACACGCGCCTTTTGAACCCACATGCTTTCTTCTTTACGGTATTCCTTCCATAGATTATTTAGAAGCTGCAATCTCTCAATCCTCAAAACTTCAGAGGCTCCTTCAATATCCATTTTGGATACAATCTCATGTAGCTGAACTTCAAGGGATTTAATTTTCTCTGAGCCCCAAACACCCCGTTTTTTCTGCCAGCCCTtgatctttcttttcatttcttttagTTTAGATTGTAGGCAAACACCAGACCAACACAATACCACCGAGGACGACCACTATTCCTCAACTAGTTCTTTGAAGCCAACTTCAAGCAGCCAGAAATTGTAAAAGGAAAATGGTTTAGGGCAGAAATCAAGCGAGCCCAAGGTCAGAGATATAGCCTTGTGATCGGAAACGCCTCACTCCTCCGCTGTTTCGCAGGCTCCGTCAAATGCTAACTCTGTTTCGGCATTGAGAAGCCATCTATCTAGCTTGCTTTTCACCCCTCATTCCTGGTACTAGTCCATGTAAAATCACTATTGTGTAAAGGCATATCAATTAAAGACCAGTCATCTACAAAAGATTTGAAGATAGGATCACCCATAGAATTTAGTCCACTCCTTTGTCGTTCACCGTCGTTGAGGATTGAGTTAAAGTCACCACCGATGAGCAAACTACCTGGTATTACTTCTAGAATTTCCCCTAGACTTCTGAAAAATCCTATCTCTGGGTATCATCGCACTCAAGAACAACTCCAACTTCAGCCCCCAGAGACAGAGCATGTCGAGCCCTAGATAAAATATCATATGGGTTTTGTTTTGCCGCTTGAATTAGAGGAGGGGGAGAACCCACTCGGCTTGAATTCTCACTCTCATGAGCAATTCTCTCACACGGGCCAGATACCTTTGAAATAGCCTTTGATTTGGCACTACGCGATTTTGACTTTCTCACTCTGTTAATCTTTGATGAGGTTGCTACTGCCTTGTGGGTAACAGCTTCAATGGATGAAGGTGGGGAAAGTGAGATGGGAAGGGATTGACTCTCCACCGAGTCATCAAGTGGGGCCCCAATTGCTAATTCACCAGTTTCAATTTCATTGAGGTGAACATGTTGACTATCAAGGGGATTAATGACCTGCACACGGCCCAGATCAACTTACAAAGAGAAGTTGGGCTCAAAAATAGTTTCATTGTTAATGGTCTGGCCCAACAACAGAGGACCACTATTGATACCACTGGGCCAAACAGGACCCGAAATCCTTTGCCCATTAACGAAACCACCCTGTATAATTTCCATGCCAACCCTAGCCACTTCAACCATTGACTTTCTAATCCATTGGTTAAAGAAAAGGCTATTTGAAGTCTCTTTCAACGTGACAGGCATGAAAGGTAAGAGGTCTATGTCTATCTTCAGCAGAGGTTGTGCACCAGAATGGAAGATAAAGGAAGTTGAGCAccaattagcttgttctgagcCAGTCCTTTGTGtcagaaatttgaaaatatacTTGAGGTAGGAAATTTGGGTATCCACAATTTTGAATCTATCAGCAGCCACCTTACTCTGGACCATGTCAGTCGAGGCTCCTGACAGTACTAGGTTGACCCCACTCGAGGCAACATCGGTCACAGAGTTCCCTGAGCTGGAGCACTCCCCTGTCTCCACCGTCTCCTCCAAGATGGTATCGGAGTCCAGATTTATCTCTTGTGTCTGCGATTCTGACGTCGTATACCCCGAGATCCCTGTCAGGTCATTGGTTGGATAAGCCGTGGTGAAGGATACCTCTGTTTGAACTGATACTGGGATCACCCTAACGACTAAGCAGACTCTTATCACACAGTCTACAATATCAGGGGAAGAGGACGATACCAGAACTCTAGCGTAATCTAACTACACTCTGTCTCTTGTATTATCATCCACCTTCACAAAGGTCCCCCAACTGGAGACAAAACTTGAGAAGAAGCGAGTGTTCCAAGAGCCTAGTGGAACATTCTTGATTCTAAGCCAAGTGAGTTTCCTGGTAGGAACAGAGTGGATGGTTGCTTGTGTGAACAGGGCGATTTTCTCCCCAACGCTGGACCAGCGTTTTCAACAAAATAACGCAAGTCTGGAATGCTCTGAAACTCCAGGGCCACCTCTAGAGCCCCCATCGGACTGACCTTAACCTTCTATATGCCATATTGCCATTAGCAATTAAGAAATCTTGAATTACTTGAGGGTTTTGTACCGCTTTCAAGGTACCAATGAGCGTTCTTCTCACTGGCTCCATGTCTTCTGACGAAGGCAGGAAGAGGGAATCATAGGTCAATGGTGTGGTAGACAGAATTGTCGTCGCTTTTGCCCTCCACACTTTCCTGGCTCTCTTATGGTGATCGTATTCATTATAGGCTTGGATAGAAATCCGGATTCTGTGGCAAATTCACGTTGATGACCTGTTGGTTTCCTTGCATCAGTAGGTTGTTCCTGGGAGAGTCTAGCCAAAGAAATACTGATGGGTACCCCGTTGATTAGTGAACCATTCATATGTCTCATAGCTTCTTCTACATCTGAGTTATAACTGAATCGGACGAAGCCAAATTTGCTCTGTCGTTGCCTCAGCCTAGAGTTTTGAACAAAGACCCAGAGATCCTGCCATAGTTTGAGAAGGCGTTTTTGACTTGTTGGTACGTCGTTTGGTCGGACAATCCATCCACAAACAAGGATTTTCCCAGTCTTCTTTGTACCCCTTCTGCTCTCCTGCTTCTGCCAGATTCATTCCATCTGTTTGCTCTGAAATTCCCAGTTTGCACCGGGGTGGCACGCCACTTCCTCCGGGAATCCACCGCCGGACTATAGTAGCCTCCTCCCATTTGATGATGTTAACAAGAGAACTACATAAGCTTCAAAGTCTAAGCTATGCTAGTATTGTTTGTTGGCCGGCACGGTTGTAGAAAAgttttgttatttaattttcttattacaTCAATTCATTCATATGTTTAGAATCGTATTCAACATCAGAATAACATATTTCTATAATTCTTATACATTTATACCAACTTTAAGTTTTTAAACAATACATCTAAACATGAGAATATTTCTAGAATTTCTATACAGTGTTTCCCATTTTCACATACAATACATCCAAACGTGAGAGTTTTTCTATAATGTCTATATAGTGTTTCCACTTTTGCATATAACCAGTTCAAATGAGAAATGAATTTTTCCATGTTTCTCTTTGCTGAAAATTAAAGGGAGCAACATTTAACTTATCATCCATTTAATCAATATATGGTATTTTTAAAGGTATTGCTTCGATACCCTTTTAAAATAGCACGATTTAGTACCTTcaatctttatttaaagatattAGGAATGAGCTACAAATTATAGAATTTGATTATAAAAAGATAAGATAGTAAATTTTGTtgaattcaatcactgaattcCTACCTCaatcacacacacacaacatTCAATGCTAGGGCTCACAATCAATACagaaagagagagaggaagaagaagcattaACTACACTAATCACACAGAATTAGATGAGGGAATTCTCTTTATTATGATTCAGTAATCATTATCACAATCATTACTGCTTTTATAGCCTTTATTACATGAAGGACTAAAGTCATACAAGTTATCCTCATCAAGGACTAAACTACAAATAGTATGTAAGATAAAGGACTAGTTCTGAATTAACCACACTACAACATTCCCTCCTAATTCAGAACTTCAACTGCAGAAACAATCTTCAGCTTTCTACACAGCTCATTAAACCGGTTAACCCTTAAAGGCTTGGTAAACAAATCAGCAAGGTTCATTTCAGTTGGACAATGAACCAATTCCAGATTACCCTTTGTCACATGGTCTCTTAAGAAGTGAAACCCTGTCTCTATATGTTTACTCCTTCCATGAGCCACTGGATGCTTTGCCAGGTCAATAGCTGACTTATTATCTATCAACAGCTTCATTGTACTTGAGATCTTCAAACCCATCTCCTTCATCAACATGCTTATCCACAAGGCCTGACATGAGCTGAAAGAGGCTACCACATACTCAGCTTAACATGATGACAAAGCTACAATAGGTTGCTTCTTTGAGCACCATGAAATTGGTGCATCACCACAAAGGAACACATAACCTGTTGTACTCTTCCTGTCATCTTTGTCCCCACCCCAATCAGAATCCACAAAACCACTGATCCCATGCTTCACATTGTAAGCTCTACTGGGAAACAATATACCATGATCTTGAGTGCCCTTGATGTATCTCAAGATTCTCTTTGCTGCCAGAAGGTGTGAGTCCTTAGGATCCTCCATGAACTTGCTAACTAGACCCACACCATAACTAATCTCTGGTCTACTACAACATAGGTACCTCAAAGACCCCACAATCTGCTTAAACAATGTTGCATCTACAGGCTTGCCAGGATCTGACTTAGATAATATCACTCCACACTCCACTGGAGTAGCTGCTGAATTACACTCAGCAAGGTTAAATCTCTTAAGAACATCACCAGCATACTTATTTTGACTCATGAAGATTCCTTTTTCAGACCTGAGAAATTCCATTCCCAGAAAATAAGAAAGCTCTCCCATGtcactcatctcaaattctgaCTGCATGCTTTCTTTAAACT
This is a stretch of genomic DNA from Lotus japonicus ecotype B-129 chromosome 1, LjGifu_v1.2. It encodes these proteins:
- the LOC130731176 gene encoding uncharacterized protein LOC130731176, with the translated sequence MPFILSDNQFAFTKGRHIADCILVANEIVDAMKKHRDGGILVKLDFAKAYDNIDWAFMLNLLEDMGFGGRWIKWMEECVSTTSLAVLVNGSPTDFFKIEKGLRLGDPWGTLYPLYCSTYVSMASRAC